The genome window CACGCTTTTGATGTCATCATAAATTTCTTCATCAGCAGTTCCAAGAGCTGCCAAACCAAGACCTAAGCATGCACCATGTTGGATAACCTGCATATAGGTATCCAACATTTTATTTCACATTCACTTAATGCCATTTTGTCTGATAATCGAACAATCCCAACACAGAAATGGCATTGAACTAAGAAATAACAAATTGTTGACCATGTATTCTTCTGATTATATGGAAAGTCAGCACTTTAGCATTTCTCTTTAGTTATAGATCTATATTGGTTGTAAAAAGAGAAGTTATCATAGCCCAAGAAAATCATATACCTCTATATTAGTGTTGCTTAGGCTATCACGAAGGAATTGCTTAATGCCCTCACCATGGTTGGCATGAATGAGACCTAAAGCATATAGTGCACCACCTTCGGAGTACGGACTCCCACCACCACCAGCTGCACCCTGGGGCAGGTATGGAGCCATCAGAGACCTCCCCTGCTGCAGATGTCCTCTGTGAATAACACCCAGCCCTGCTGTCGCACTAAATTTGGCCCAATTGGTGGCTCGACTTAGCCAGTCCTAATAATCAAAACAGTAATAATAAGTATACCACTATCCAATACATGTATTAATCtaaaagagaaagtaaaagcaAGACTAAAAATTTTACCAGATTTTCCCTCAGGAATGTGTCTACCGTAGTTCCAGCATGCATGATGGCATTAGCGTAGATGGTGGCAGTGTGGCATACACTATTCCTCATTTCAACGGACTGCTTTATCGTCTTCAGAATCAATAGATCGGATCTAAGACAAATCAAAATCAGTAATAGCTTGTATATCCAAAAGAAACACAATCAGAATTTAGTTCAATCAAAAAATTGCACAAAAGTGACTGATGCCTCACTTGTTATGACTGTACAAGAATTGTAGAGTCAATTGTATGGATGTCTTTCCAGACAAAATCCCTTTGATTTTGTTTAGCCTCTCGGCATACACAACTTCTTTAGGATCTGCATCATGCATATTTGTCATAGAAGCAGAAGATCCATCTGTCATCTGAACATCTGGAGCAGTAGAATATTCATTTTGTGCAGGAGCAGAATCGGTGGATCCTGGTTGTTCTGATTCTAAAGGCAGAGATTTGGGAGGTGGAAGGCGATCTCTGACATTTAAGAGAAAAGCCTGGTGCTCATTCTCCACAAGATCAAACGCGACTTGGAAAGCCAAAAGAGCATCCTCTTTAGTTTCAGAACGGAGAAGTTTCTCCAATATATTAGCAACACCTTCAGGTTCATCCAAGAACATGAGACACTGACAAATACTCAAATAATCAGGAGAAGGAAGCTGTTGGTAAACTTTAACAAGAAGCCGAAGCACCTGCATGAACCAAAAAGTAATGGCATTGAGGATCATGCATTCCAAGAAAAGAGAAACTAACAAAGGAAaacaaattgttttattaacATCAAAATAACCAGTGGCTATGACATTTACAGAAACTACAGATTATATGAAACTACTAAAATAACTTCCTTACTTCTTGGCGATACTCTCGGCGATAAACAAAGGAATGTGAGACATTAATGGAATATGCTAAAGTCAGATGAACATTATCACTCCTTGTTATTGCTTCCTCAAGTTTATCTAGTCTCCGGCACTCAATTGCGATTCCCATGGCTTGGTGGTATTTTCCATCCATCAGACACCTAATGAAAGAATAATGAGATAGGAAGACTAGCCCCAGAATATATTCATCAAATACAAAAGCAAGCTCTACATACCGATCCAGCATTCTCTCCACAATAGCTTCTAACCTAGGGTCAACTGATGCTACTTCAGCACTTGATTCTGCTGCCTTTGACTGAAAGCTGGCATACTCATCTATCGCCTTGGCTGAAATGAAGAGCATATAATCCATCAACAGCTAGCAATgacgaaattaaaacaactGAAATTCAATATAAAGAACACCAAATGAACGTCTAGGTTTGTGTAAACCCTCACTTGAAGTGAAATGTAATCACCTAAGAAATACAGGGCCAATTTCAAGTAACCGAACAGTTATTAATGATTACAAACTACAGTAAATGAATCAAACTTCTTACAAAGGAGAGTATGAACATAATCAGAATCCTCAGAAACATCGAAAAGGGGGCCAGCTCCAAGAGCATAGGACAATGAATCATTGAGTTCACCCAAGTAATAGAAGACCTGAGGTGAAGAACAATATTAGCCCAAAAAAGTAGAAGTCAGCAGAGAGAGAATTAAGCAACAATCAATTAGACAGAAAGTATATACTTCTATTACTTCTCAGTTACAAATTGTAAACACAATTCAAACAACATTCCACAATCAAACTGCAACATTGTTTTGACATGATAAGTTACCCAATGAAAGTTATAGTATCCAAAAGTTTGTATacataaacatacatataaatatatatttggtcCATAATAGGATATGTTAAATAAGATTTTTTCCATTAATCACTCAGAAGTGAACATTTGTTGGGTGCTAAAATTTGCTAAATCAACAATATTGGTTAAGAAACTTGTCCCAAACATGCAAAGAATCAGATTTTGTAGTTCTgattttattttcccatttccataaaGAAATCAGTAACTCAATTTCCAGGAAATATGCTAGTTATATGCATTCACTCATAAAACATAAGCATGCTTATAAAAACAGACTGAGAGGAACAAGAGAAGAGGACCTTTGAGACAAGCAGCGCAGCAAGTTGTCTCTGATGCTGGTCGAATTCTTCATCTTCATACAAGCTTTCTCTGGAAACCACAAGTTTAATATCAGCATTTAAGCACGGAACTCGTGCATGCAGTGCATTACTTTAATTTGAATCACTCCACcacataaaacttaaataaactaTCTAAGAATTGAAAAACGtgatacataaatttaaaataagctGAAGGTGGATGAATGAAGATAAACCTAGACATCCCCCTCCAGTATATCTGTCAATATTAGCTACGACATagaaaaaataactaaaatataacaaaagccacaacatgaacaaatgaatgcctcaaaatataaatatacaacatgatatattaattatcaaattttatataaatataaaatacctTAAAAACACAACCATGACACGACATACAAGAACACAAATCAGACACAATTTACCATGTCTACCCTTAGGCCCCTAGCCAAAATGAATTGATCTagtgtaaaattttgaaaatcaccgtttccatttttttattcacTCAAAAGTTATAACTTCTTAAGTAAACAAATCAGTACCCACACAGCACAACAATTGCTTTTAGTTCTTCCTAATctgaaacttgaaaatttttgtacAAACAAGCTAGCCTGACTAAAGCAATCAATTATCACATAAGCAAAACTGCAATAATTATGTTGAACCCCTTTTGCAAGGTAAAACCTAATtccaaaaccataaattaaaaCAAGCCTAATCTCCATACGTagcaaaaatttcaaactagCGCACTTGCAAAATTCAAACTAATTCTCAGTAAACATCAACAAAAGTTTTCTTCACTCCGTTTTCCTTAAAACTACCCACAACCAATCAGATCAAAATAACCAAACCGCAAACCCTaacaaaaagaataagaaaaaaatacagaaaGTAATAAGTATTACATTATAGGAACGCTGGTGGAGATCTCTGGCCAAAATTGATCCACGAAGCTGACAAGATTAGAGAGAGCATGCAACTTCAGCTGAGGATGGCTCTCATTGAGCATCGCCAGTAACCCTCCAGCGGAGCTGACCATCGTCGCCGCTGCCGCCGCCATTACTATTtctcccaaaaataaaaaaaccctaactttCTATAATTAATGGGGGCCGGCTTTCGTCAATAAAAGAAGGGTAAATTGGagattttacttttgaaattttgtcGTAAAAGATAACCTGTAGTAATTTACTTtcttatcaatttaatccatgtataattttaaagtaagcaaacttcaattatttttgttaactAGCTTCTAATGTCactaacttttaaatattatatttttaattacaaaattaatgaaattgtgaattaaattataatatttttaaatgtataataattatcacaaattctattaaattataattatctttttaatgtataattatcatattttttattttatttcatctttttattttaaaatgtaaatttaataatatgataaaaataaaaagtaatctCATCcgttcaaaaaatttcaaactcatacttttatatatatatatatatatattgtagaTAAATAAGCTATATGTTAAAGGAACAATTTAgtccatcaaaataaattatgggtgaaaaattcatataacaatttttttagaaaaaaggtaaattctactgtaacacccccaaaATGTTTCAATTTCCTTACGAGACTTTTTCAGGAATCCGataagaaaattcaattttggtggattcaacaatttttgaaaagttgtGAAACCTTAGAAAAACatattaagtcatttttaaAGTTTCGAGTTTAATCAAATACAAATAGGTGTTGAGAggttaaatgataattttattaccaAAGATATTATAATCATTTGGAAcctaaatatgattaaatattagtaCCTATGAGAGAGTGTGATGATAAATTTACTTTTAGATAATTATAAGCtctttttacattaaaatttttcttcctTCGACATTTTTgccaaactttttattttaaatatcataaaacaaataaagggAAAATCTCCATACTAGCCATTCTAGTAGCCAATCATTACAACACAGGAAGAGAAGCTTTCATTATTCTCTTATCTTCTTTTCATCTCTACTTATTTCCTCTtcaaattttcactatttttccTCTATTTCTTACAAAAGCCTTTACAAAAGTTACATTTGAGCTAAAACTTATCATCATCTACATCATGCTATCACTTAGAGTTTATGAGCTTATAGTAAAAAAGTTTAGGGCTTTGGTAAGAACTCTTCCTATTTTAGTATCTTAgcattttatttcatgtttactTGCTTTGAATGAGTTGTTGAGCCATTAATATGATCATTTAATGACATTAGTAatatgagtaattttatttgttattaaagTAGATGAGGTAGAATGAGAAGTTACAAGAAAATGTGCAAAGGAAAGCTTGTAGAttgaaggaggaagaagaaattCACCTctttttgcttattttgattGGTAAGAtcttttggaaataaaattatcatttacttttattatgatattttaaccATATGTATACTAATAATAGCAGTGAGAATTGTGTATTAATTGCATGTATCTTAAAGTAAACAAATGTTAGTGTTGAGAATTATGCAATGTTCATAAATCCCGAATTACAAGTAAGTAAAGTTAATATTATCTTCACGAGGAAAGTGAGCATAAGAAATAATTAGAATGAACCCTTATGAAAAATGAGGTAAGTGTATTTTATAATGAAGGGtggttttgaatatttattcaaaagatTGGATTATTGATGTAACTTTTCATAGATAATACGATGAGTTATGAATGTTAAGTTATATATGGCATTATTAATCCTATTTAAAAGAGAAGgataatatatgtaatttaaagtaaataaggCATTCGCCATTATAAGCTTAGTGAAAGAGTGAATTATTGATGTAAATAAGACATATGTCAATAGGATTAATGAATGCGCTTAGTTGTTGAAGACAATGTTTAGtgagaaaatagtgaaaatagcCTCATGAAATAGCACTTATGTGCATAGTGAGGGCCCTAAGTGATATAGTGTTCAGTTGGATGCACTCTAGTGCAATTCAATGTATtggtgtttggttggaatcaaTGTGTTCAAAATGTATTTCATTGAGATTTCCAAGggtgaaatatttaaaatgtgataatgaaaataatgaggTTTAAGAAatatgtgtgtaaataatgTCAATGATTCTCTTCGCATTATGATGTTTATGATCATTATAGTAACTCACTCAAGTGatttgtgttttggttgatagaTAGCTCGCaacttcattttatttctttatgcctattttttattttaaacaaggtacgtttcatgttttattttcattagttCTTGTCAGAACCGTAAAACAAAATTCGATATAAACTTAGAATTGTAAACCATAatctatcatgtcaaatcattaagaacaaatcaagaacaaaactaaaTGCGGAAGTGTACCTAAATtcattgatttcttgaaatctatGGATCATGGgtttttgatcttccaaattagcacacaagaaaTTCAGAGAAAGAGACTCTCTCTTTTCTAACgatgggatattagaaaagttatcttttgtgtaatttggggaccataaccctaatatataactttggcACATTAGCCCTAATTTCTAATCAAcccatcatcaattagaaattagttactagagtaatttcacatatttgacccatactttatttaataattaaagcccaataaaccttaaccaaattagatcacttttaatttgggctaacctattatgatagtaaataataacatgtaattacctttattatatatgtgatgtccataaTTTTCAACTATCTCCCACTTGGaccaaatatattaattactctataattacatgtcattatataaccttatgagCTCAAAAGTTTACTATCATAGCCAAAAAAGAATTCCAAACAATCTCatccattaattatgttaacatagaaCCAATGCGACTTTCGTTACATATATCATAGCTAAATCCATCCCTGATCACGTATATTAATACaaccaaatgacatagatcaagtatggatgtgtagcatggaaattacatgcaatATAATCTAAACATGTCTATTTCCAACTGGTCTTCCTTAATCCTTAGTGAGATCAAACCTTACCAAAATCAGagtgtgaataaaccaaataaacattatttctgcagaaaataaacttaatattcgtaactcaaataactaaaaatgtgtctataacataaaagtattaaaaagtacaaactcGCACTAAAACCAAATATCCTCAAATGACATTACACTCATATGGACAGTGTGCTCATGAAAAACCTTAGATGTAATCCATTAGTAAGTGAGCTTGCAATCATGGAATTTTTCCCTATATGTTTTATAAGCACCTAACCactctaaacttttactttaacaacCAAGAACTTAAAGTCTATGTGTTTTGACTTTGATGTGCTCATGTTGTTATTGTAATAAATGACTACCAATTATTGTCACAATTTGCACCCTAGTGACAGAATTTTGCATAATATTCCATCAAAATCGGAGTTTGTATACCTGATGATCTTTAACTTACCAGACCTCCGATATGCGAGCATGTAATCTTTTGTTCTTTAAAGATACCTCATAACCCTCTTGGCTGCTATCCAATGGTCCAAAGCAGGGTTATTTTATCTACCTAACATCGTAATAGTGTACACAATGTTCGAATGTGTACAAACCTAAACATACGTTAGACTCCCCATTCTTGAGACATAGGGAATCTTATGTATTTCCTTAATCTCAAAATCATTCTTGGGGTATTGGTTGAGACTTAACTTATTATTGACAAGCAATATGTCATTAACGTATAAAACCATACATAATTTTATTCCCACTGAACTTGTGGTATATACAATTATCTACCAAATTCATCTCTAAATCGAAGGAGGTaatcatttggtaaaatttgtaatactATTGACGAGAATTCTACTTAAGCCAATAGATGAAGTTCTTTAATTTGCAAATCATTAACTTTGTATCATCAGACACAGTTTTCTAGTTGCACCATATAAATGTATGATCAATGTTACCATTAAGAAACCATTAACTTAATATTCATCTAATGTTGTTTAAGGTCAAAATATTCCACTAAAGACATTATAACCCTTTCTCTAGTGGACCTTTTTAATGACATTCGTTCTTGAAGTTGTTGAGTTTGTTCTTCTAGAACAATTGTCTCATCTTAAATAGTGAGTTGTTCAACATTGTCTTATTAAGGTTCTGGATTCACTTCTTGATCATTGATAGGTATGAGAACTTGAACATCGCCAAAAGTGATAGTAGGAACTGAGTTAGAATCCAATTCCTCCTCAAAAACAATGTCTATAACCTTATTTCCCCTTCCAAACTCAACATCCTAAAAATATGTTGTAATTATCATCTCAAAAATATTCCTAATTGTGGGATCATAAAACTCATAGCCCCTAGATCTCTCAGAATTTCATTGACTCTTATACTTTATAGACATCAAAGAAGTCAGAAGTGATGTCATCTCAACCTTATCATTTTTAGCAAAATGTTTCTCAATTTTGTCAAGGAAACCTTGGCCTAAGTAATCTTTTCAGATTCTGTGCCCCTAAAGGCTTTTGGAATGCTATGCTTCATGATAATTAGACTCATGCAATCTGAACGATCCCACTCTCAAAATCTTTTTTAACATAAGGGGTGCTTTCATAGTGAGAGGTGCGAGTTCTTCTTCCCTTAGTGCAAGGTCTATGTCCATACAACCAAGCATTATAAGTGTCTTTTCCCTTCCTTGAAATTAGTCCCATTAAGCATGggtatagaatttatattagcaAATATTGTGGTAGCAGAAGATGAACTAGCtgaatatataacaa of Gossypium raimondii isolate GPD5lz chromosome 3, ASM2569854v1, whole genome shotgun sequence contains these proteins:
- the LOC105794067 gene encoding 26S proteasome non-ATPase regulatory subunit 1 homolog A yields the protein MAAAAATMVSSAGGLLAMLNESHPQLKLHALSNLVSFVDQFWPEISTSVPIIESLYEDEEFDQHQRQLAALLVSKVFYYLGELNDSLSYALGAGPLFDVSEDSDYVHTLLSKAIDEYASFQSKAAESSAEVASVDPRLEAIVERMLDRCLMDGKYHQAMGIAIECRRLDKLEEAITRSDNVHLTLAYSINVSHSFVYRREYRQEVLRLLVKVYQQLPSPDYLSICQCLMFLDEPEGVANILEKLLRSETKEDALLAFQVAFDLVENEHQAFLLNVRDRLPPPKSLPLESEQPGSTDSAPAQNEYSTAPDVQMTDGSSASMTNMHDADPKEVVYAERLNKIKGILSGKTSIQLTLQFLYSHNKSDLLILKTIKQSVEMRNSVCHTATIYANAIMHAGTTVDTFLRENLDWLSRATNWAKFSATAGLGVIHRGHLQQGRSLMAPYLPQGAAGGGGSPYSEGGALYALGLIHANHGEGIKQFLRDSLSNTNIEVIQHGACLGLGLAALGTADEEIYDDIKSVLYTDSAVAGEAAGISMGLLMVGTASEKASEMLAYAHETQHEKIIRGLALGIALTVYGREEEADTLIEQMTLDQDPILRYGGMYALALAYRGTANNKAIRHLLHFAVSDVSDDVRRTAVLALGFVLYSEPEQTPRIVSLLSESYNPHVRYGAALAVGISCAGTGLSEAIALLEPLTSDVVDFVRQGALIAMAMVMIQVNEASDSRVGTFRRQLEKIILDKHEDTMSKMGAILASGILDAGGRNVTIRLLSKTKHDKVTAVVGFAVFSQFWYWYPLIYFLSLSFSPTALIGLNYDLRVPRFEFLSHSKPSLFEYPKPTTVPTTTSAVKLPTAVLSTSAKAKARAKKEAEQKANAEKSSGQESSSTAPNTGKEKSSGEKDGEAMQVDVPPEKKTEPEPSFEILTNPARVVPAQEKFIKFLDSRYVPVKAAPSGFILLKDNCPNEPEELSLTDAPATTSPAGGSAAGQQQSSSLAMAVDDEPQPPQPFEYTS